A part of Dioscorea cayenensis subsp. rotundata cultivar TDr96_F1 unplaced genomic scaffold, TDr96_F1_v2_PseudoChromosome.rev07_lg8_w22 25.fasta BLBR01000559.1, whole genome shotgun sequence genomic DNA contains:
- the LOC120254642 gene encoding probable L-cysteine desulfhydrase, chloroplastic, whose amino-acid sequence MITDVEILNEFAHHEPGVARINNGSFGSCPASIIAAQKQWQLLVLRQPDEFYFNHLQPGLLSSRRVVQALINASDVDEVSLVDNATTAAAIVLQKVSWAFSEGVYSRGDAVIMLHYAYSAVKKSIQAYVSRAGGHVIEVPLPFPVSSNHEIIDEFRKALSLGKSEGRRVRLAVIDHITSMPSVVIPVKELTKICREEGVDQVFVDAAHAIGNVDVDVQDIGADFYTSNLHKWYFCPPSVAFLHCRKSPVSDDMHHPVVSSEYGKGLALESAWIGARDYSSQLVVPQVIDFIKRFNGGIEGIQRRNHKKVVETGKMLAESWGTCLGSPPEMSSSMVMVGLPCCLRIFSDEDALKLRRHLRDNHRIEVPIYCKAPRDVELGREWSNLVTGYARISHQVYNVADDYYRFRDVINRLVDDGFHCGMLS is encoded by the coding sequence AGTTGTCCGGCCTCCATCATCGCTGCCCAGAAGCAATGGCAGCTCCTGGTCCTCCGCCAGCCCGATGAGTTCTACTTCAATCACCTCCAGCCCGGCCTTCTCAGCTCTCGACGCGTGGTCCAGGCCCTCATCAATGCATCAGACGTCGACGAGGTATCCCTCGTCGACAACGCCACCACGGCCGCCGCCATCGTCCTCCAGAAGGTCTCATGGGCTTTCTCTGAGGGTGTCTACTCCCGCGGAGACGCTGTCATCATGCTCCACTACGCCTACAGTGCCGTCAAGAAGTCCATTCAGGCGTACGTCTCCCGCGCCGGCGGCCACGTTATCGAGGTTCCCCTTCCTTTCCCAGTATCCTCTAATCATGAGATCATCGACGAGTTCAGGAAAGCTTTATCCCTCGGGAAGTCAGAAGGGCGGCGTGTCCGGCTGGCGGTCATTGACCACATCACTTCGATGCCGAGTGTGGTGATTCCGGTTAAAGAATTGACCAAGATTTGCCGTGAAGAGGGTGTCGATCAGGTTTTCGTGGACGCTGCCCACGCCATTGGAAACGTCGATGTTGACGTCCAGGACATCGGTGCCGACTTTTACACCAGCAATCTTCACAAATGGTACTTCTGCCCGCCGTCTGTCGCGTTTCTTCACTGCCGGAAGTCACCAGTCTCGGATGACATGCACCACCCTGTGGTCTCCAGTGAGTATGGCAAGGGCCTCGCACTTGAGAGTGCCTGGATTGGTGCTCGCGATTACAGCTCCCAGCTTGTTGTGCCACAGgtgattgattttattaaaaggTTTAATGGTGGCATTGAAGGGATTCAGAGGAGGAATCATAAGAAGGTCGTGGAGACGGGGAAGATGCTTGCGGAGTCATGGGGAACTTGTCTTGGTTCTCCCCCGGAGATGAGTTCAAGTATGGTCATGGTGGGTTTGCCGTGTTGTCTGAGGATATTCAGTGATGAAGATGCTCTGAAGTTGCGACGTCATTTGAGGGACAATCACAGGATTGAGGTTCCTATTTACTGCAAAGCGCCAAGAGATGTAGAGCTTGGAAGGGAGTGGAGTAATTTGGTGACAGGATATGCAAGAATTTCTCATCAGGTTTATAATGTGGCAGATGATTATTACAGGTTCAGAGATGTGATCAACCGACTTGTTGATGATGGCTTTCATTGTGGGATGCTTTCGTGA